The Candidatus Atribacteria bacterium ADurb.Bin276 region GGAACCTTGCGTATTCGGTGATGACAAATCAGTGGCAAACCAAGCCTGAGAGGGGACCATAAAAGCCGAATCTTCTTGAAAATGCTGGCCCCAGGTAATATGGATAATTGGGCCAGTCGCTGGATTATCAAGATATTGCATACCAACTCGAGGTATTTCGTCCAAATTGAAAAAATAACCAGCATCAATATTCGAAAAAGGCTGGAGAAACTCAGCCTGGTTGAGATCAGAAACCAACCGAGACTTTTTTGGCACCGGGATGGTGATTTCAGCAATTTTATTCCCCTCGGGTAATTCTCCATAAGGTATTCGATTATGGCCCATGACAAATAAAGATCCTGGGAAGCCATCACTCGGACCATTGGGATCACCAGATGGATTGAAAGTCATTGCTTCTCCACCATAGGCAAAGGTGTTTGGTCTGTCGCCATCATCGGGAAGACGGAAAGCACCCAAATAGGTAAAGTCTTCTGGACGTAATGCTGCTGATGTGGTTCGACTGCTGGATGTTTCAACCAACTGGGAATCCTCTTGATTCACTTGTGTTGGTTTTTCTAATGCTTCTCCTGGAACACAATAGCCCGCTATTATCCAAATAGATATAAACAAATAAACCAAAACTACCATTCTTTTCATTTGGTTCACATCCTTTAGCAAATCCAAATTTTAATTTTTTATTAAAAGCGATCGGAAAGAAACCAAATTTTTAAAGTTGCTCAATTTAAACAATTAGGGAAATTTAGATTTCCATAACAACCATTGACTTAACTATTAAGAAAAACCGCGTAACCTGGAGGTAAACCCAGTGAACAGAGACTTCCAACCAAGTGAAACAAATGCGATTCACAGTGACAGTCTGAGGAACCGAATTTGTGGACGGGTAAAGTTATTCCCGGTTGGCAGGTTAAATATCTTGCCAAACCACATTCATCATTTACATCATAAGTAATAATTGTCTCCAATATTGCATACTGAAGAAGATAATCAACGTGCCAGTGAAGAGTTTTATTTTTTCTTTGATGTCTTTTTAAGCGGGCTTCGAGATTTTTCTTGGCTCTTCCCACATAAAGATATTGACCAGCAGGAAATGAAAATTGACCGAGTTTGCCTACCGATATATTGATCATCTTCGGTAATTTTAAAAAGAGCAGATAGGTGCTCATGGTCTTATCTTTTGGTAGATGTTTTAGATATTATATATCTATCCTGAAAATACCAAATTTGTTGAAAAAAGAATAAGCAAAAGAGATAAAGGTACATCCCCCTAATTCTTCTCAATGGGGGAATAAATTTAACAATTCCCCTCCTTGGAGGGGTGCCGTTTTACGGCGGGGAGGGTGCTTTTTAATTCGTCATCCTGAGGCTTCGCTTTATGAAGCCGTGAGGATCTCCTCTTTCAAAATTATTCTCCATTTGGCTAAGGGGAGATGCTTTTTTTATAAGTTTCTCACTACCAAAGTTCATCAATTTTTATTTTTTTTATTCGGTTCACGATTCACTGCCCACGACTCACTGTTTTTAGGAATGAGATTGCCACGTCGCAAAGGACGCTCCTCGCAATTACGGATTTAATTAGTGTTTTCATCCTTAAATGTTGCTACAATGTGGTTAACCGAAGAAAATAAAGGCCAAAAAAAGACCACGGACTCTAACGAACCTTTTTGCCTTCATCTCACTGGGAAGGTTATTATTCATAAACTTCTTCAGTGTTTCAGGATCAGACTTCCATTTTTCCTCTCGGAAAAACTTCGAACCTTCTTCCTTGCGGTTAAAAGTTCTTTTTTCTAACCCTCCGGTCTTAGAGTTCCTCAGAATCCGTGGTAGTTATTATGTTATATGAGGTGTCTTGATTTGTCAAATTTCAAGAGGAGAGTGAAAGGGTAGTGGTTGAGCTTTTTTAAAATCAGGTAGTCTTCAATTTTATTGAAATGATAAGGAAAATTTAAAAAAAGAAAAATTCTTAAAAAATTTAAAGAACTTTTCTGCTTTCGCCCTCTCGTATTCTCTCCCTCACTCTATCTGTCTTTTAATCTTCTCCTAAAATAACTTCTACCAGATGTTCGCTCCCTGGAGAAAAAATTGGAATAGTTTTACCCGAAATTGTTTTTCCATCTACTTTTAATAAATACTTCTCGTTCGGTTTTCTCTCAACCACAATGGTAAATTGAACACCACGAAACCAACGCTGTACCTGAAAACCTTTCCAATCAGCAGGAATACAAGGGTCAACGATTAAACCTTGATAATCCGGACGAATCCCTAATATCCACTGAGTAGCTGATATCAAAGCCCAGGAAGCGGTTCCGGTCAACCAAGAATTTTTTGCTTCACCAAAGTGTGGATGGTCAGGTCCAGCTATCATCTGGGCATAAACATAGGGTTCCTGTCGGTGTACTTCAGAAACTTTCTCTCTCCAAGAAGGACATATAGTTAACCAATAATTCCAGGCTTTTTCAGCTCTTTTCAATTTACACTCAGCTATTACTGCCCAAGGATTTGGATGGCAAAAAATTCCGGCATTTTCCTTTAAACCAGGCGGATAGGATGTACATTCTCCTAAATGTAAAGAAAACTGAGTGAAAGCCGGTTGCTGGAGAATAATTCCGTGAGGGGTAGCCAGATATTTTTCGACCGAATCCATAGTAACCTTCCCTCGTTCCAGATTAGCAACACCACTCATAATTGCCCAAGGTTGAGTCTCTAAAAAAATTCTCCCTTCCTGGTTTTGCTTTGAGCCCACAGGCAACCCTCTATCATCAAAAGCTCTCAAGTACCATTCACCATCCCAACCCCATTGGTTTATTTTATCAATCATTTTCCTGGTTTCTTCTCGAAATCGGATAGAATCTTCTGATTTACCGATTATCTCAGCAATACAAGCCAGTTCTTCTCCAGCTGCAATAAACATCTCTCCAATGAGAATTGATTCAGCAGTTTTTCCTTCATTTTCGGTAACTAAATTTAAGTTAAGACAATCATTCCAGTCGGCTTGTCCGATCAAAGGCAAACCATGAGGTCCAAGATTGTGAAGAGTATATTCCAGAGATCGGAGCAAATGTTGATAAAAAGGTGCAGGATCCCCACCATCAGCAAAGGAAACCACCTCATTTAAAATTGTAAAATCTCCGGTTTCTTTGAGATAACTAGCGGCAGCCAAAATTAACCAAAGAGGATCATCGTTAAAACCAGCTCCAATTTCATCATTCCCCTGTCGGGTAAGTGGTTGGTATTGGTGATAGGCACCTCCCGATTGAAATTGAGTGGATGACAAATCCAGCAAACGTTCTCTGGCTCTATCGGGGATAAGATGTACAAATCCCAACAGGTCTTGATTGCTATCTCGAAACCCTATTCCCCGGCTAATTCCCGATTCAAAATAAGAAGCCGAGCGGGATAGATTGAAGGTAATCATGCATTGGTATTGGTTCCAAACATTGATCATTCGATTAAAATGGGTATTGGGTGTTTGAACCTGGAAACGTTCAAGAATATTTTTCCAATACGATTTGAGCTTCCCCAAAGCCCGGTCTACCTCGTTATGATTGGTGAAACGTTGTAGAAGAGACGGGATCCCCTCCTTATTCACCCGTCTCTCGGCAGTGAATTTATGCTGTGTTAGGTTTTCCTTATACCCCAACAGAAATTGAATACGCTCCTCGTGTTGAGAGGGAAGGGTTACCTTTATCTGATGAACTCCAACAGGCGCCCAACCACAGGCAATTGAGTTGGAGGTTTTTCCTTCCCTTACTGAATAAGGGGAGCTCAAAGATTCGTAAGGACCAAGAAAACTCTCCCGATCCGTCTCGAAACCTACAATATTTCCCACCGCACCAAAAAAAGCATAATGGTCTCGTCTTTCTCGATATTCGGTGATATGGTAAATTACTCCTTCTTCAACCTCAACTTCTCCTATATTAAGGTTGCGTTGAAAGTTTGTAGCATCGTCAAGAGCATTCCATAAACAGAACTCGACAAAGGAAAAAACATCAAGTTCCAGTGTTTCCTTTCCCCGGTTAAAGAGTTTAACCGACCAAATCTCAAGTTCTTCTCCAATTGGAACGAAATAGGTTATCTCGCTTTCGATATCTCGATAAAGAGAAGAGATGATAGTATAACCCAACCCGTGCCGACAACGGTAAAAATCCAACTTTTTTCTTACCGGTTGCCAGGTAGGAGAGAAGAAATCCCCGTCAGAAAAACGGATATATAAATAACGACCTCCTTCGTCTTGAGGAATGTTGTTATAGCGGTAGCGTAGAATCCGGCGGAGGCGAGCATCTCGATAAAAACTGTATCCACCGGCAGTATTAGAAATAATACCGAAATATGACTCCTCCCCTAAATAATTAATCCAAGGTTGGGGGGTGTCCGGTCGTTCGATAACATACTCTTTATTTTGATCGTCAAAATATCCATAAAGCAAGGATTTCTTCCTCCTTTTTCATTACCTGGATAACCTTACCTTCCGTTAACAAAGTGTCATGATAATCAATCCCGGGCTAATGCTCGATTCACCCTATCAGCAGCAGTATCAAGATATTCTTGAACTTTTTCATCAGAATAAGTTTTTGCAATATAAGCGGTTAGAATATTTCGAAATTCTTCTTGAACGGCATTTTCAACATCGCCCCATCTGGCTAAAGGTGGATAAGCAGTAGCATAGGATAGGGTTGTTTGAAAAACTTTCCAGACTCCTGTTTCATAATAGGGATCATCATATGCTTCCAAAAGGGCAGGTAACATTTGAGAAAGATTTTGAGTGTAATCAACCAGCTTTTGTTTTTCCAAAAGGAATTTGATCCATTTCTTTGCTGCTTCTTGATTGGAACTGGCTTTGAGAATAACTAAATTGCTTCCCCCTGAGAAAGAAGCCCGACCTGCAGGTCCAGCAGGAGGTTCTACAACATCATAGTTGAGGTCAGGGTTTTCTACTTCAATATTGGCAATATTCCAGGGACCCATGAAACACATTGCTACGTTCCCATTGATGAAAGCTGAATCAGCTTGGGGTTGGTTGTACTCAGCACACGCTTCATCTGCATAACCATTTGCCACCAGGCCAACATACCATTTCATAGCTTCCACACCAGGAGCTTCATTAAAACGGGCAGTCTTGGTTTGTTCATCAACCAACACTCCTCCATGAGCCCAAAGAACGATCGCCCAGTTATGAAGAAGATCCCAAGCATTGGTTCCAGCAATTGAAATTGCCCGGCCTTTCCCAAATTTTTCGTTAATGCGATCACCAGCTTCGTAGAGTTCCTGATAGGTCTGAGGTGGTTCCATCCCAGCTTGCTGAAACATATCTTTGTTATAAAATAATGCTCGGGTTTCAGCAAACCAAGGGACACCAAAGGTTTTTTCTTGATAGGTAGTGGATATATAGTTGGCTTTCATAAAAGCACCGGCTCCACCAAATTCATTGATGTCAATTTCAGTTAATCCTCCCGTTGCTGCAAATTGAGGATTCCAAGTTGTTCCAACTTGGAAAACATCCACTCCCTCACCAGTAGCGATAGCAGAGGTGATTCGCGTCCAGGCATCTCCCCAACCAACGATTTCATAGGTAACCGAGATACCGGTTTGTTCTTTGAATTCAGCGACAGCTTCGTTCAACCAAGGGACATGGATATCGTCCGGTGCATTGGGCATGAGCCAAAAGTTGATGGATTCAGCTGCCTGTACCGCTATCGACACACAAAAGACCAACATTAAAGACCATAAGAAAATATTTTTAAACATCTTCCTTCCTCCTTTAAATTATAAGCTTATAAACTATTTAAACCTTATCAACTCCAACGATTATCCGCTTTTTTTTCCAATCTCTAAAAACCACCTCCTTTATAAGTAAAAGAGACTTGTCTTTCCCCCTACATCCAAAATTATCCTTTGGTTGCTCCTCCCACTAAACCTTCAATAATCTGTTTTTGTACGAAAGTAAATAGAATGAGAACCGGTATGGTCACAATGACTGAAGCAGCCATCATCCCAGCCCAGCGAGATTCCTGGGTGGTTATGAATTCTAAGAGACCGATAGCAACTGTTTTGGTCTCAGTCCCAGTGAGAACCGAGGCAAAGAGCATCTCATTCCAGGCCATAATGAAACCATATATCGCTACAGCAGCAATCCCTGGTCTAGCTAATGGAAGTATAATCCGAAAGATAATGCCCAGGGTGCTACAACCATCGATTTGAGCCTGCTCATCAATTTCTCTTGGTATACCGGCTAAAAAGCTGCGAAGCATGAGAATACTGAAAGGTAAAGCAAAGGAAGTGTATGTGAAAATCATTCCTAGATAGGAATTTCGCAGTTGAACACCGGTAAATCGATTGAAAACGACAAACATGACATAATAAGGAATGAGAAAAAGAATACCGGGAAACATTTGGGTCAACAGCAAAGATCCAACGTATGGTTCTTTCAATCGGAAGCGAAATCGAGATAAACTATAAGCAGCAAATAGACTCAAAAGTATCGAAGCCAGCATCGTACCTCCACTAATGATCATGCTGTTTCTAAAATAATCAAGCATCCTGACCGTCTGATTGATTCGGATGTAATTCTCCCAAGTAAAATGACGAGGAATCCAGCGAGGTGCCAACTCTGGATCACGAAAGTCAGCCGACTGGATCTCTAAAGTGCTTTTGAATGAACCTGAGACCATCCACAAATAAGGAAAAAGAACAACCACTACTACAATGATTGCTCCAACATAAATTCCTATCATCCTAAGTACTTTTCGTCCAGAATTCATGGCTTTTTACTCCTCAATCGTCTTACCGGGTTGGAAGAGGCGGGCATAAACAACGGCAATCACTACCGTCAAAACAACCAGTCCCATTGACATGGCTGCTCCCAAACCAAAATGAAAATTTTGAAAAGCTTCGCGTAAGATGAGGGTAGAAGGTACTTCGGCATAATATCCTGGGCTTGATCCCAGCATAGCTTTAAATTGATTGAAAGCATGAAAGTTCCAAATAATACTGAGTAGAATATAAATTTTACTAACCGGTTTCAAAAACGGAAAGGTGACATATCGGAAGACCTGCCAGGGAGTCGCTCCGTCAGAGAGAGCAGCGTCTTTAATTTCACGGGGGACACTTTGCAGTGCGGCAAGAAGTAATAAACACCCTAAGGGCCAACCCTTCCAAATACTCGCTATAATCACAGCAGTCATAGCTCGAGGACCCACTAACCACACTACTGGTTCTTTTAATAAACCAAGCGAAATAAGGTATTGATTGACGATGCCAATCCGACTTTGGAAAATGAACCGCCAAACAGAATAGGCAACCGAATCAGGCATAATATAGGGAAGGAGAACCAGACCTCTTACTGTTGTTCGACCGAAGAATTTTTGATTCAGCAAAATCGCAACCGCCAGGGCGATAACATAACCCAGGCTGATAGTAATACCCCCGTATAAAACAATATTATAAAGGGAACGGAGAAAATTCTGTCCTTCCTGTTGATCGAAGCTAAAAGCCCAACGAAAGTTATCTAAACCCACAAAGGGAGCCTTGGTCCAATTTGAAATAGTGAATATGTCCAGGTCACGAAAGCTGATCATAACCCCCCAGATAATTGGGAAAAAGTGAACCAACAGCATAGCCAAAACCGCTGGTAAAATGAGGAAATATGGCGTTAGTGGCTTAACTCTTTTTCCCGAGAACATTTTATCCCTCCCTTGGTTCCTTTTTTTAGGTAATCACCAGATCCGGCCGAAGAACTACTCCCGGTAGATCTTTACCCTCCTGAATAATCCGGATAATCATCTCTGCAGCCATTCGTCCTTGTTCATAGAGTGGGTTATGAATACCACCCAACCATGGTTCAACAGCCTGTATGATCGGTAATCGATCTCCGGTTAGCAATAAAATATCCTTTTTTGGGCAAATACCTTTTTCTCTTAGAGCTCTCAATGCTCCAAATGCTGTTGGATCGCTGCAGCATATCAAAGCATCAATTTTTTGATTTTGTTCCAAAAGTTCAAGTGTTGCTCGATAACCGCCTTCTACCGTAAAATCGGTGCGACTCACTAAATCACTTCGATAAGGGAGTCCTTCCTCATTTAAAGCACGACGATATCCAACCTCTACACTTACTTTGTTGAGAAACAAAAAATTCTCTGGTTCTTGGGTAAGTCCAATAAAATGCCGTCCTTGAGAGAGAAGGTAACGAGTGGCCAGATAACCAGCTGCTTCAGCATCAATTTCCACATAATTATGGGTTTGATGGGGATAGCTATACCCGAGAGATACAAAACGGTATCCTTTTTTAGAGAATTCCCGAACAATCGCTACTGCTTTAGCCATGCCGTAAAGTATAACTCCGTCAACATTTCCCGTTCTGGTCAAACGTACAACATCAGTTAAAAACCGGTCACCGTTTTCCGGAACAGTCAGAATCATGTCATATCCCGCTCTGGTCAAGACATCATGTGCACCCCGCATTTGTTCCTGCATACCAGGATCGGCAAAAACAAAACGAGAACCGAAGGGAACTACAAAACCGATGGTATCTGTTTTGCGGCGTTTGAGATTGCGAGCGGTGGCGTTAGGATGATAATCGAGACGACTCATTGCCTCTTTCACCCGCTTAACAGTATCTTCTTTTACTTTATCGGTATTGTTGAGCACCCTGGAAACAGTTTTAATAGATACCTTTGCTTCACGAGCTACGTCGTATAAAGTAGTCATTTTGCAGGTCCCCCCTCCAGCATCTTTTTTGTTCCAAAAAGTTTTACAAATTAAATTTATTTTATAGAGTTGTAGATACTCTTATTAAAAAATGACTATGTCCTACGCTGTCATTTATTGGAGCAGAAATAAGTGGATTATAAAATGAAAATCATCTCTATATAAAAGCTATTATGTTATGATATGTCTTGTTTTGGAGTTGTTTGAACAATATTTACTTATAATAATGTCCATCGTTGTCATTTAGTATACACAATTGACCTCATTTGTCAATCCAGTGTATGGAAAATATTTTTCCTAAATCAACTAATTTTTATATAATATACCAATATACATGAATATTTTTATATTATGTATAATGAAGACGTTCTATTGACTAAAATTATTATAATTATTTAAGAAAACCTGCAATAATCATAATTTTCTGTTGACGCACCTTTTATTACCTGATATCCTAACTTCAAATTAAAAATTAAAGAAAAGGCCAGACTAAATCATTTTTTAATAATAATACATGTTATAATTGAGTCAAATTAATAAATTTTATTTGAATTTTTGAATAACAATAATAATGTATAAACTTATTATTATATAATATTAGAAGAGAAAAACTAATTTTTAAATAATATATTTTGATTTCAAAACTAAAAAAGGGTTGAAAAAGGGAGCAAAAAGAGAAAGCATCAATTACAAATAGCTACTTTAGCTTTAAATCCTGCAAAGATAATATTAAGAATCCTCAATAACAACCATAACCAGTTATTTAACAAAAAAAAGAACTGTTACAAAAAATATTTAAAAACTACAAAATCCAAATAATCTTTTGAAAATAGAAAATCGAATCGAGGTGGTTTTTAATTAATTTGATTTTTTCGATAACTGTAAAGTAAGAAAGTATTTTAATATTTAAATAAATTGAGGAGGAAAAAATATGAAACGAATTTTTGGGTTTTTAGTAATTGGTATTTTACTTTTAGTCACAATTCCAATAGCGTATGGGCTGGATTTCCCAGATTTATCTGGGCATGAGATAACTGTTTACTATATGGCTGGAACAACCTATGAACCAGCTGCTCGCAAAGCTGCCCCTGAATTTGAAGAACTTACTGGATGTAAGGTCAGAGTTGTTGCTGATCCATATGCTACTCTTTTTGAAAAACAACTGACATCATTGATTACCCGAAGTCAGGCTTATGATGTTCTTCAGGTTGCTTATCAATGGGATGGCCTTTTTATGCCCTATCTCGAACCTTTAAATAGTTTTATCGATTCTTACGGGATCGATATGAATCTCTTCATCCCAGGAGTTCTGAAAAATTGTGGGGGCGGTTTCGATAAGATTTACGGTATTCCTAATGCTTGTGATGTGTATTCTTTCATATACCGTACCGATATCTTTGAGGGAGCAGGATTAAAACCACCCACAAATTGGTCCGAAGTTAACGAAATAGCAGCTAAGCTAACCACCGATGAAATCTATGGCTCAGTTTTAGCTGGTCTGGGAGAACAGGTCGGTCAATTTTGGAGAGCCCGTTATCTCACGCTTGGCGGAAAATTTTTGAACGAGGAATGGCAACCACAATTAACAAACAACAGGGAGCATGGGTTAGAAGCAGCGCGACTTTTAAAAGATTTAATTGCTTATTGTCCGGAAGGAACGCTTTCCTACGGCTATCCAGAACAAATGCAAGCGTTTATTTTAGGTAGAGCAGCAATGGCCGAAGTGTGGCCAAGCTTTTTACGCGCACCAGCAGGAGATAAAAAAGAATCATCAATTGTTGGAAAATGGGCTTTTGCTCCTTACCCAGGTGGGAGTGGTGAGTTAAGTGCCTGGTCTCTCGGCATACCTAACACATCAAAGAATAAAGATGCTGCTTTTGCGTGGATTGCTTTCTTTACTCAAGAGAGCAAACAAAGAGATTTCTTTTTAG contains the following coding sequences:
- the malX gene encoding Maltose/maltodextrin-binding protein precursor, translating into MFKNIFLWSLMLVFCVSIAVQAAESINFWLMPNAPDDIHVPWLNEAVAEFKEQTGISVTYEIVGWGDAWTRITSAIATGEGVDVFQVGTTWNPQFAATGGLTEIDINEFGGAGAFMKANYISTTYQEKTFGVPWFAETRALFYNKDMFQQAGMEPPQTYQELYEAGDRINEKFGKGRAISIAGTNAWDLLHNWAIVLWAHGGVLVDEQTKTARFNEAPGVEAMKWYVGLVANGYADEACAEYNQPQADSAFINGNVAMCFMGPWNIANIEVENPDLNYDVVEPPAGPAGRASFSGGSNLVILKASSNQEAAKKWIKFLLEKQKLVDYTQNLSQMLPALLEAYDDPYYETGVWKVFQTTLSYATAYPPLARWGDVENAVQEEFRNILTAYIAKTYSDEKVQEYLDTAADRVNRALARD
- a CDS encoding putative ABC transporter-binding protein precursor is translated as MKRIFGFLVIGILLLVTIPIAYGLDFPDLSGHEITVYYMAGTTYEPAARKAAPEFEELTGCKVRVVADPYATLFEKQLTSLITRSQAYDVLQVAYQWDGLFMPYLEPLNSFIDSYGIDMNLFIPGVLKNCGGGFDKIYGIPNACDVYSFIYRTDIFEGAGLKPPTNWSEVNEIAAKLTTDEIYGSVLAGLGEQVGQFWRARYLTLGGKFLNEEWQPQLTNNREHGLEAARLLKDLIAYCPEGTLSYGYPEQMQAFILGRAAMAEVWPSFLRAPAGDKKESSIVGKWAFAPYPGGSGELSAWSLGIPNTSKNKDAAFAWIAFFTQESKQRDFFLELGIGPTLSSVYEDKDFLATRPDLEGILPGLMNPVPRFNVAQSQEAYDFMDARVSAFLADMISAEQMITEIQEKWEGLFSVDTPDFPYTGF
- the ccpA_2 gene encoding Catabolite control protein A, giving the protein MTTLYDVAREAKVSIKTVSRVLNNTDKVKEDTVKRVKEAMSRLDYHPNATARNLKRRKTDTIGFVVPFGSRFVFADPGMQEQMRGAHDVLTRAGYDMILTVPENGDRFLTDVVRLTRTGNVDGVILYGMAKAVAIVREFSKKGYRFVSLGYSYPHQTHNYVEIDAEAAGYLATRYLLSQGRHFIGLTQEPENFLFLNKVSVEVGYRRALNEEGLPYRSDLVSRTDFTVEGGYRATLELLEQNQKIDALICCSDPTAFGALRALREKGICPKKDILLLTGDRLPIIQAVEPWLGGIHNPLYEQGRMAAEMIIRIIQEGKDLPGVVLRPDLVIT
- the ycjO_4 gene encoding Inner membrane ABC transporter permease protein YcjO: MFSGKRVKPLTPYFLILPAVLAMLLVHFFPIIWGVMISFRDLDIFTISNWTKAPFVGLDNFRWAFSFDQQEGQNFLRSLYNIVLYGGITISLGYVIALAVAILLNQKFFGRTTVRGLVLLPYIMPDSVAYSVWRFIFQSRIGIVNQYLISLGLLKEPVVWLVGPRAMTAVIIASIWKGWPLGCLLLLAALQSVPREIKDAALSDGATPWQVFRYVTFPFLKPVSKIYILLSIIWNFHAFNQFKAMLGSSPGYYAEVPSTLILREAFQNFHFGLGAAMSMGLVVLTVVIAVVYARLFQPGKTIEE
- the chbP_1 gene encoding N,N'-diacetylchitobiose phosphorylase, coding for MLYGYFDDQNKEYVIERPDTPQPWINYLGEESYFGIISNTAGGYSFYRDARLRRILRYRYNNIPQDEGGRYLYIRFSDGDFFSPTWQPVRKKLDFYRCRHGLGYTIISSLYRDIESEITYFVPIGEELEIWSVKLFNRGKETLELDVFSFVEFCLWNALDDATNFQRNLNIGEVEVEEGVIYHITEYRERRDHYAFFGAVGNIVGFETDRESFLGPYESLSSPYSVREGKTSNSIACGWAPVGVHQIKVTLPSQHEERIQFLLGYKENLTQHKFTAERRVNKEGIPSLLQRFTNHNEVDRALGKLKSYWKNILERFQVQTPNTHFNRMINVWNQYQCMITFNLSRSASYFESGISRGIGFRDSNQDLLGFVHLIPDRARERLLDLSSTQFQSGGAYHQYQPLTRQGNDEIGAGFNDDPLWLILAAASYLKETGDFTILNEVVSFADGGDPAPFYQHLLRSLEYTLHNLGPHGLPLIGQADWNDCLNLNLVTENEGKTAESILIGEMFIAAGEELACIAEIIGKSEDSIRFREETRKMIDKINQWGWDGEWYLRAFDDRGLPVGSKQNQEGRIFLETQPWAIMSGVANLERGKVTMDSVEKYLATPHGIILQQPAFTQFSLHLGECTSYPPGLKENAGIFCHPNPWAVIAECKLKRAEKAWNYWLTICPSWREKVSEVHRQEPYVYAQMIAGPDHPHFGEAKNSWLTGTASWALISATQWILGIRPDYQGLIVDPCIPADWKGFQVQRWFRGVQFTIVVERKPNEKYLLKVDGKTISGKTIPIFSPGSEHLVEVILGED
- the ycjP_2 gene encoding Inner membrane ABC transporter permease protein YcjP, which produces MNSGRKVLRMIGIYVGAIIVVVVVLFPYLWMVSGSFKSTLEIQSADFRDPELAPRWIPRHFTWENYIRINQTVRMLDYFRNSMIISGGTMLASILLSLFAAYSLSRFRFRLKEPYVGSLLLTQMFPGILFLIPYYVMFVVFNRFTGVQLRNSYLGMIFTYTSFALPFSILMLRSFLAGIPREIDEQAQIDGCSTLGIIFRIILPLARPGIAAVAIYGFIMAWNEMLFASVLTGTETKTVAIGLLEFITTQESRWAGMMAASVIVTIPVLILFTFVQKQIIEGLVGGATKG